From the genome of Camelus dromedarius isolate mCamDro1 chromosome 19, mCamDro1.pat, whole genome shotgun sequence, one region includes:
- the MAPK13 gene encoding mitogen-activated protein kinase 13 isoform X3, whose translation MSLTRKRGFYKQDVNKTAWELPKTYVSLTHVGSGAYGAVWSSGFWMSLPQPPPCATSMTCESGCRGFQDICRPYLPLGSNYLVMPFMQTDLQKIMGMEFSEDKIQYLVYQMLKGLKYIHSAGVIHRDLKPGNLAVNEDCELKILDFGLARHADAEMTGYVVTRWYRAPEVILSWMRYNQTVDIWSVGCIMAEMLTGKTLFKGKDYLDQLTQILKVTGVPGAEFVQKLNDKAVSGSWAQADQGQAKSYIQSLPQSPKKDFSQLFPRASPQAVDLLEKMLELDVDKRLTASQALTHPFFEPFRDPEEETEAQQPLDDSLEHEKLTVDEWKQHIYKEVVNFSPIARKDSRRRSGMKLQ comes from the exons ATGAGCCTCACCCGGAAAAGGGGTTTCTACAAGCAGGACGTCAACAAGACCGCCTGGGAGCTGCCCAAGACCTACGTGTCCCTGACCCACGTAGGCAGTGGGGCCTACGGCGCCGTGTG GTCATCGGGCTTCTGGATGTCTTTaccccagcctcctccttgcGCAACTTCCATGACTTGTGAGTCGGGCTGCCGTGGGTTCCAGGACATTTGCAGGCCTTACTTGCCACTGGGGAGCAA CTACCTGGTGATGCCCTTCATGCAGACGGACCTGCAGAAGATCATGGGGATGGAGTTTAGTGAGGACAAGATTCAGTACCTGGTGTATCAGATGCTCAAGGGTCTTAAG TACATCCACTCAGCTGGGGTCATCCACAGG GACCTGAAGCCAGGCAACCTCGCTGTGAATGAGGACTGTGAGCTGAAG ATCTTGGATTTTGGGCTGGCGCGGCATGCAGACGCGGAGATGACTGGCTACGTGGTGACCCGCTGGTACCGGGCCCCTGAGGTGATCCTCAGCTGGATGCGCTACAACCAGACTG TGGACATCTGGTCTGTGGGCTGTATCATGGCAGAGATGCTGACAGGGAAAACTCTGTTCAAGGGGAAAGATT ACCTGGACCAGCTGACCCAGATCCTAAAAGTGACCGGGGTGCCGGGTGCTGAGTTTGTGCAGAAGCTGAATGACAAAGCAGTGAGTGGCAGCTGGGCCCAGGCTGATCAGGGTCAG GCCAAATCCTATATCCAGTCCCTGCCACAGAGCCCCAAGAAGGATTTCTCTCAGCTCTTCCCACGTGCCAGCCCCCAGG CTGTAGATCTGCTGGAGAAAATGCTGGAGCTGGATGTGGACAAGCGCCTGACGGCCTCGCAGGCCCTCACCCACCCCTTCTTTGAACCCTTCCGGGACcctgaggaggagacagaggctcagCAGCCACTTGATGATTCCTTAGAACATGAGAAACTCACAGTTGATGAATGGAAGC AGCACATCTACAAGGAGGTTGTGAACTTCAGCCCCATCGCCCGGAAGGACTCTCGGCGCCGGAGTGGCATGAAGCTACAGTGA
- the MAPK13 gene encoding mitogen-activated protein kinase 13 isoform X2: MSLTRKRGFYKQDVNKTAWELPKTYVSLTHVGSGAYGAVCSAIDKRSGEKVAIKKLSRPFQSEIFAKRAYRELLLLKHMQHENVIGLLDVFTPASSLRNFHDFYLVMPFMQTDLQKIMGMEFSEDKIQYLVYQMLKGLKYIHSAGVIHRDLKPGNLAVNEDCELKILDFGLARHADAEMTGYVVTRWYRAPEVILSWMRYNQTVDIWSVGCIMAEMLTGKTLFKGKDYLDQLTQILKVTGVPGAEFVQKLNDKAAKSYIQSLPQSPKKDFSQLFPRASPQAVDLLEKMLELDVDKRLTASQALTHPFFEPFRDPEEETEAQQPLDDSLEHEKLTVDEWKQHIYKEVVNFSPIARKDSRRRSGMKLQ; the protein is encoded by the exons ATGAGCCTCACCCGGAAAAGGGGTTTCTACAAGCAGGACGTCAACAAGACCGCCTGGGAGCTGCCCAAGACCTACGTGTCCCTGACCCACGTAGGCAGTGGGGCCTACGGCGCCGTGTG CTCTGCCATCGACAAGCGGTCaggggagaaggtggccatcaAGAAGCTGAGCCGGCCCTTCCAGTCTGAGATCTTTGCCAAGCGTGCCTATCgagagctgctgctgctgaaacACATGCAGCATGAGAAT GTCATCGGGCTTCTGGATGTCTTTaccccagcctcctccttgcGCAACTTCCATGACTT CTACCTGGTGATGCCCTTCATGCAGACGGACCTGCAGAAGATCATGGGGATGGAGTTTAGTGAGGACAAGATTCAGTACCTGGTGTATCAGATGCTCAAGGGTCTTAAG TACATCCACTCAGCTGGGGTCATCCACAGG GACCTGAAGCCAGGCAACCTCGCTGTGAATGAGGACTGTGAGCTGAAG ATCTTGGATTTTGGGCTGGCGCGGCATGCAGACGCGGAGATGACTGGCTACGTGGTGACCCGCTGGTACCGGGCCCCTGAGGTGATCCTCAGCTGGATGCGCTACAACCAGACTG TGGACATCTGGTCTGTGGGCTGTATCATGGCAGAGATGCTGACAGGGAAAACTCTGTTCAAGGGGAAAGATT ACCTGGACCAGCTGACCCAGATCCTAAAAGTGACCGGGGTGCCGGGTGCTGAGTTTGTGCAGAAGCTGAATGACAAAGCA GCCAAATCCTATATCCAGTCCCTGCCACAGAGCCCCAAGAAGGATTTCTCTCAGCTCTTCCCACGTGCCAGCCCCCAGG CTGTAGATCTGCTGGAGAAAATGCTGGAGCTGGATGTGGACAAGCGCCTGACGGCCTCGCAGGCCCTCACCCACCCCTTCTTTGAACCCTTCCGGGACcctgaggaggagacagaggctcagCAGCCACTTGATGATTCCTTAGAACATGAGAAACTCACAGTTGATGAATGGAAGC AGCACATCTACAAGGAGGTTGTGAACTTCAGCCCCATCGCCCGGAAGGACTCTCGGCGCCGGAGTGGCATGAAGCTACAGTGA
- the MAPK13 gene encoding mitogen-activated protein kinase 13 isoform X1, giving the protein MSLTRKRGFYKQDVNKTAWELPKTYVSLTHVGSGAYGAVCSAIDKRSGEKVAIKKLSRPFQSEIFAKRAYRELLLLKHMQHENVIGLLDVFTPASSLRNFHDFYLVMPFMQTDLQKIMGMEFSEDKIQYLVYQMLKGLKYIHSAGVIHRDLKPGNLAVNEDCELKILDFGLARHADAEMTGYVVTRWYRAPEVILSWMRYNQTVDIWSVGCIMAEMLTGKTLFKGKDYLDQLTQILKVTGVPGAEFVQKLNDKAVSGSWAQADQGQAKSYIQSLPQSPKKDFSQLFPRASPQAVDLLEKMLELDVDKRLTASQALTHPFFEPFRDPEEETEAQQPLDDSLEHEKLTVDEWKQHIYKEVVNFSPIARKDSRRRSGMKLQ; this is encoded by the exons ATGAGCCTCACCCGGAAAAGGGGTTTCTACAAGCAGGACGTCAACAAGACCGCCTGGGAGCTGCCCAAGACCTACGTGTCCCTGACCCACGTAGGCAGTGGGGCCTACGGCGCCGTGTG CTCTGCCATCGACAAGCGGTCaggggagaaggtggccatcaAGAAGCTGAGCCGGCCCTTCCAGTCTGAGATCTTTGCCAAGCGTGCCTATCgagagctgctgctgctgaaacACATGCAGCATGAGAAT GTCATCGGGCTTCTGGATGTCTTTaccccagcctcctccttgcGCAACTTCCATGACTT CTACCTGGTGATGCCCTTCATGCAGACGGACCTGCAGAAGATCATGGGGATGGAGTTTAGTGAGGACAAGATTCAGTACCTGGTGTATCAGATGCTCAAGGGTCTTAAG TACATCCACTCAGCTGGGGTCATCCACAGG GACCTGAAGCCAGGCAACCTCGCTGTGAATGAGGACTGTGAGCTGAAG ATCTTGGATTTTGGGCTGGCGCGGCATGCAGACGCGGAGATGACTGGCTACGTGGTGACCCGCTGGTACCGGGCCCCTGAGGTGATCCTCAGCTGGATGCGCTACAACCAGACTG TGGACATCTGGTCTGTGGGCTGTATCATGGCAGAGATGCTGACAGGGAAAACTCTGTTCAAGGGGAAAGATT ACCTGGACCAGCTGACCCAGATCCTAAAAGTGACCGGGGTGCCGGGTGCTGAGTTTGTGCAGAAGCTGAATGACAAAGCAGTGAGTGGCAGCTGGGCCCAGGCTGATCAGGGTCAG GCCAAATCCTATATCCAGTCCCTGCCACAGAGCCCCAAGAAGGATTTCTCTCAGCTCTTCCCACGTGCCAGCCCCCAGG CTGTAGATCTGCTGGAGAAAATGCTGGAGCTGGATGTGGACAAGCGCCTGACGGCCTCGCAGGCCCTCACCCACCCCTTCTTTGAACCCTTCCGGGACcctgaggaggagacagaggctcagCAGCCACTTGATGATTCCTTAGAACATGAGAAACTCACAGTTGATGAATGGAAGC AGCACATCTACAAGGAGGTTGTGAACTTCAGCCCCATCGCCCGGAAGGACTCTCGGCGCCGGAGTGGCATGAAGCTACAGTGA
- the MAPK13 gene encoding mitogen-activated protein kinase 13 isoform X5, producing the protein MSLTRKRGFYKQDVNKTAWELPKTYVSLTHVGSGAYGAVCYLVMPFMQTDLQKIMGMEFSEDKIQYLVYQMLKGLKYIHSAGVIHRDLKPGNLAVNEDCELKILDFGLARHADAEMTGYVVTRWYRAPEVILSWMRYNQTVDIWSVGCIMAEMLTGKTLFKGKDYLDQLTQILKVTGVPGAEFVQKLNDKAVSGSWAQADQGQAKSYIQSLPQSPKKDFSQLFPRASPQAVDLLEKMLELDVDKRLTASQALTHPFFEPFRDPEEETEAQQPLDDSLEHEKLTVDEWKQHIYKEVVNFSPIARKDSRRRSGMKLQ; encoded by the exons ATGAGCCTCACCCGGAAAAGGGGTTTCTACAAGCAGGACGTCAACAAGACCGCCTGGGAGCTGCCCAAGACCTACGTGTCCCTGACCCACGTAGGCAGTGGGGCCTACGGCGCCGTGTG CTACCTGGTGATGCCCTTCATGCAGACGGACCTGCAGAAGATCATGGGGATGGAGTTTAGTGAGGACAAGATTCAGTACCTGGTGTATCAGATGCTCAAGGGTCTTAAG TACATCCACTCAGCTGGGGTCATCCACAGG GACCTGAAGCCAGGCAACCTCGCTGTGAATGAGGACTGTGAGCTGAAG ATCTTGGATTTTGGGCTGGCGCGGCATGCAGACGCGGAGATGACTGGCTACGTGGTGACCCGCTGGTACCGGGCCCCTGAGGTGATCCTCAGCTGGATGCGCTACAACCAGACTG TGGACATCTGGTCTGTGGGCTGTATCATGGCAGAGATGCTGACAGGGAAAACTCTGTTCAAGGGGAAAGATT ACCTGGACCAGCTGACCCAGATCCTAAAAGTGACCGGGGTGCCGGGTGCTGAGTTTGTGCAGAAGCTGAATGACAAAGCAGTGAGTGGCAGCTGGGCCCAGGCTGATCAGGGTCAG GCCAAATCCTATATCCAGTCCCTGCCACAGAGCCCCAAGAAGGATTTCTCTCAGCTCTTCCCACGTGCCAGCCCCCAGG CTGTAGATCTGCTGGAGAAAATGCTGGAGCTGGATGTGGACAAGCGCCTGACGGCCTCGCAGGCCCTCACCCACCCCTTCTTTGAACCCTTCCGGGACcctgaggaggagacagaggctcagCAGCCACTTGATGATTCCTTAGAACATGAGAAACTCACAGTTGATGAATGGAAGC AGCACATCTACAAGGAGGTTGTGAACTTCAGCCCCATCGCCCGGAAGGACTCTCGGCGCCGGAGTGGCATGAAGCTACAGTGA
- the MAPK13 gene encoding mitogen-activated protein kinase 13 isoform X7, protein MQHENVIGLLDVFTPASSLRNFHDFYLVMPFMQTDLQKIMGMEFSEDKIQYLVYQMLKGLKYIHSAGVIHRDLKPGNLAVNEDCELKILDFGLARHADAEMTGYVVTRWYRAPEVILSWMRYNQTVDIWSVGCIMAEMLTGKTLFKGKDYLDQLTQILKVTGVPGAEFVQKLNDKAVSGSWAQADQGQAKSYIQSLPQSPKKDFSQLFPRASPQAVDLLEKMLELDVDKRLTASQALTHPFFEPFRDPEEETEAQQPLDDSLEHEKLTVDEWKQHIYKEVVNFSPIARKDSRRRSGMKLQ, encoded by the exons ATGCAGCATGAGAAT GTCATCGGGCTTCTGGATGTCTTTaccccagcctcctccttgcGCAACTTCCATGACTT CTACCTGGTGATGCCCTTCATGCAGACGGACCTGCAGAAGATCATGGGGATGGAGTTTAGTGAGGACAAGATTCAGTACCTGGTGTATCAGATGCTCAAGGGTCTTAAG TACATCCACTCAGCTGGGGTCATCCACAGG GACCTGAAGCCAGGCAACCTCGCTGTGAATGAGGACTGTGAGCTGAAG ATCTTGGATTTTGGGCTGGCGCGGCATGCAGACGCGGAGATGACTGGCTACGTGGTGACCCGCTGGTACCGGGCCCCTGAGGTGATCCTCAGCTGGATGCGCTACAACCAGACTG TGGACATCTGGTCTGTGGGCTGTATCATGGCAGAGATGCTGACAGGGAAAACTCTGTTCAAGGGGAAAGATT ACCTGGACCAGCTGACCCAGATCCTAAAAGTGACCGGGGTGCCGGGTGCTGAGTTTGTGCAGAAGCTGAATGACAAAGCAGTGAGTGGCAGCTGGGCCCAGGCTGATCAGGGTCAG GCCAAATCCTATATCCAGTCCCTGCCACAGAGCCCCAAGAAGGATTTCTCTCAGCTCTTCCCACGTGCCAGCCCCCAGG CTGTAGATCTGCTGGAGAAAATGCTGGAGCTGGATGTGGACAAGCGCCTGACGGCCTCGCAGGCCCTCACCCACCCCTTCTTTGAACCCTTCCGGGACcctgaggaggagacagaggctcagCAGCCACTTGATGATTCCTTAGAACATGAGAAACTCACAGTTGATGAATGGAAGC AGCACATCTACAAGGAGGTTGTGAACTTCAGCCCCATCGCCCGGAAGGACTCTCGGCGCCGGAGTGGCATGAAGCTACAGTGA
- the MAPK13 gene encoding mitogen-activated protein kinase 13 isoform X4 — MRMSSGFWMSLPQPPPCATSMTCESGCRGFQDICRPYLPLGSNYLVMPFMQTDLQKIMGMEFSEDKIQYLVYQMLKGLKYIHSAGVIHRDLKPGNLAVNEDCELKILDFGLARHADAEMTGYVVTRWYRAPEVILSWMRYNQTVDIWSVGCIMAEMLTGKTLFKGKDYLDQLTQILKVTGVPGAEFVQKLNDKAVSGSWAQADQGQAKSYIQSLPQSPKKDFSQLFPRASPQAVDLLEKMLELDVDKRLTASQALTHPFFEPFRDPEEETEAQQPLDDSLEHEKLTVDEWKQHIYKEVVNFSPIARKDSRRRSGMKLQ; from the exons ATGAGAAT GTCATCGGGCTTCTGGATGTCTTTaccccagcctcctccttgcGCAACTTCCATGACTTGTGAGTCGGGCTGCCGTGGGTTCCAGGACATTTGCAGGCCTTACTTGCCACTGGGGAGCAA CTACCTGGTGATGCCCTTCATGCAGACGGACCTGCAGAAGATCATGGGGATGGAGTTTAGTGAGGACAAGATTCAGTACCTGGTGTATCAGATGCTCAAGGGTCTTAAG TACATCCACTCAGCTGGGGTCATCCACAGG GACCTGAAGCCAGGCAACCTCGCTGTGAATGAGGACTGTGAGCTGAAG ATCTTGGATTTTGGGCTGGCGCGGCATGCAGACGCGGAGATGACTGGCTACGTGGTGACCCGCTGGTACCGGGCCCCTGAGGTGATCCTCAGCTGGATGCGCTACAACCAGACTG TGGACATCTGGTCTGTGGGCTGTATCATGGCAGAGATGCTGACAGGGAAAACTCTGTTCAAGGGGAAAGATT ACCTGGACCAGCTGACCCAGATCCTAAAAGTGACCGGGGTGCCGGGTGCTGAGTTTGTGCAGAAGCTGAATGACAAAGCAGTGAGTGGCAGCTGGGCCCAGGCTGATCAGGGTCAG GCCAAATCCTATATCCAGTCCCTGCCACAGAGCCCCAAGAAGGATTTCTCTCAGCTCTTCCCACGTGCCAGCCCCCAGG CTGTAGATCTGCTGGAGAAAATGCTGGAGCTGGATGTGGACAAGCGCCTGACGGCCTCGCAGGCCCTCACCCACCCCTTCTTTGAACCCTTCCGGGACcctgaggaggagacagaggctcagCAGCCACTTGATGATTCCTTAGAACATGAGAAACTCACAGTTGATGAATGGAAGC AGCACATCTACAAGGAGGTTGTGAACTTCAGCCCCATCGCCCGGAAGGACTCTCGGCGCCGGAGTGGCATGAAGCTACAGTGA
- the MAPK13 gene encoding mitogen-activated protein kinase 13 isoform X6 — MRMLGTCFLLEMVFWKGQVIGLLDVFTPASSLRNFHDFYLVMPFMQTDLQKIMGMEFSEDKIQYLVYQMLKGLKYIHSAGVIHRDLKPGNLAVNEDCELKILDFGLARHADAEMTGYVVTRWYRAPEVILSWMRYNQTVDIWSVGCIMAEMLTGKTLFKGKDYLDQLTQILKVTGVPGAEFVQKLNDKAVSGSWAQADQGQAKSYIQSLPQSPKKDFSQLFPRASPQAVDLLEKMLELDVDKRLTASQALTHPFFEPFRDPEEETEAQQPLDDSLEHEKLTVDEWKQHIYKEVVNFSPIARKDSRRRSGMKLQ, encoded by the exons ATGAGAAT GCTGGGAACCTGCTTCCTGCTGGAGATGGTGTTTTGGAAAGGACAG GTCATCGGGCTTCTGGATGTCTTTaccccagcctcctccttgcGCAACTTCCATGACTT CTACCTGGTGATGCCCTTCATGCAGACGGACCTGCAGAAGATCATGGGGATGGAGTTTAGTGAGGACAAGATTCAGTACCTGGTGTATCAGATGCTCAAGGGTCTTAAG TACATCCACTCAGCTGGGGTCATCCACAGG GACCTGAAGCCAGGCAACCTCGCTGTGAATGAGGACTGTGAGCTGAAG ATCTTGGATTTTGGGCTGGCGCGGCATGCAGACGCGGAGATGACTGGCTACGTGGTGACCCGCTGGTACCGGGCCCCTGAGGTGATCCTCAGCTGGATGCGCTACAACCAGACTG TGGACATCTGGTCTGTGGGCTGTATCATGGCAGAGATGCTGACAGGGAAAACTCTGTTCAAGGGGAAAGATT ACCTGGACCAGCTGACCCAGATCCTAAAAGTGACCGGGGTGCCGGGTGCTGAGTTTGTGCAGAAGCTGAATGACAAAGCAGTGAGTGGCAGCTGGGCCCAGGCTGATCAGGGTCAG GCCAAATCCTATATCCAGTCCCTGCCACAGAGCCCCAAGAAGGATTTCTCTCAGCTCTTCCCACGTGCCAGCCCCCAGG CTGTAGATCTGCTGGAGAAAATGCTGGAGCTGGATGTGGACAAGCGCCTGACGGCCTCGCAGGCCCTCACCCACCCCTTCTTTGAACCCTTCCGGGACcctgaggaggagacagaggctcagCAGCCACTTGATGATTCCTTAGAACATGAGAAACTCACAGTTGATGAATGGAAGC AGCACATCTACAAGGAGGTTGTGAACTTCAGCCCCATCGCCCGGAAGGACTCTCGGCGCCGGAGTGGCATGAAGCTACAGTGA